The following are encoded together in the Glycine max cultivar Williams 82 chromosome 8, Glycine_max_v4.0, whole genome shotgun sequence genome:
- the LOC100795933 gene encoding phosphoglycerate kinase, cytosolic yields the protein MASAASPTTFSLLHSATPSSSSTATSASPSPSRVQLTSSLRARPLRRLGFAAADPLLAASVAARVAAVRGGGKGARGVVSMAKKSVGDLSAADLKGKKVFVRADLNVPLDDNQNITDDTRIRAAIPTIKHLIQNGAKVILSSHLGRPKGVTPKYSLAPLVPRLSELIGIQIVKAEDSIGPEVEKLVASLPDGGVLLLENVRFYKEEEKNDPEHAKKLASLADLYVNDAFGTAHRAHASTEGVTKYLKPSVAGFLLQKELDYLVGAVSNPKRPFAAIVGGSKVSSKIGVIESLLEKVDILLLGGGMIFTFYKAQGLSVGSSLVEEDKLDLATSLLAKAKEKGVSLLLPSDVVIADKFAPDANSKVVPASAIPDGWMGLDIGPDSVKSFSEALDTTQTIIWNGPMGVFEFDKFAVGTEAIAKKLADLSGKGVTTIIGGGDSVAAVEKVGVASVMSHISTGGGASLELLEGKELPGVLALDEAVPVAV from the exons atGGCCTCAGCCGCATCCCCCACCACTTTCTCTCTCCTCCACTCCGCCACCccttcctcctcctccaccgCCACCTCCGCCTCCCCCTCCCCCTCGCGCGTGCAGCTCACCTCCTCCCTCCGCGCCCGCCCGCTGCGCCGCCTGGGCTTCGCCGCGGCGGACCCGCTGCTCGCGGCGAGTGTAGCGGCGCGCGTGGCGGCGGTGAGAGGAGGAGGAAAGGGCGCGAGGGGGGTGGTGTCGATGGCGAAGAAGAGCGTGGGGGACCTGAGCGCGGCGGACCTGAAGGGGAAGAAGGTCTTCGTCAGGGCCGACCTCAACGTCCCGCTCGACGACAACCAGAACATCACCGACGACACCAGAATCCGCGCCGCCATTCCCACCATCAAACATCTCATCCAAAACGGCGCCAAAGTCATTCTCTCCAGCCACTTG GGGCGGCCGAAGGGTGTCACTCCCAAATACAGCTTGGCGCCTCTTGTACCCCGGCTTTCTGAGCTCATTGGTATCCAG ATTGTCAAGGCCGAGGACAGTATTGGTCCAGAAGTAGAAAAGTTGGTGGCTTCTCTTCCAGATGGAGGTGTTCTCCTTCTAGAAAATGTGAGGTTTTACAAGGAGGAAGAAAAGAATGACCCCGAGCATGCAAAAAAGCTTGCCTCTCTGGCAGAtctgtatgtgaatgatgcatttGGTACTGCTCACAGGGCACATGCATCAACAGAGGGTGTTACTAAATACCTGAAGCCATCTGTTGCTGGTTTTCTTTTGCAAAAG GAACTTGATTACCTTGTTGGGGCAGTATCAAACCCCAAAAGGCCATTTGCTGCCATTGTTGGTGGTTCCAAAGTCTCATCTAAAATTGGAGTGATTGAGTCACTTTTAGAAAAAGTTGACATCCTTCTTCTTGGTGGAGGAATGATCTTCACATTTTACAAGGCACAAGGTCTTTCAGTGGGTTCATCCCTTGTAGAAGAAGATAAGTTGGATCTTGCTACATCACTACTTGCAAAAGCCAAGGAAAAGGGGGTGTCTCTCTTGTTACCAAGTGATGTGGTGATTGCAGACAAATTTGCTCCTGATGCTAATAGCAAG GTCGTGCCAGCATCTGCCATCCCTGATGGCTGGATGGGATTGGATATTGGTCCAGATTCTGTTAAATCATTCAGTGAAGCATTGGATACTACCCAAACCATCATATGGAATGGACCAATGGGAGTGTTTGAGTTTGACAAGTTTGCTGTTGGTACAGAG GCTATTGCAAAGAAGCTGGCTGACCTCAGTGGAAAGGGGGTGACCACAATTATTGGAGGAGGAGATTCTGTTGCAGCTGTGGAGAAAGTAGGAGTTGCTAGTGTCATGAGCCACATATCTACTGGTGGTGGTGCCAGTTTGGAGTTATTGGAAGGCAAAGAGCTTCCAGGAGTCCTTGCTCTTGATGAAGCCGTCCCAGTCGCTGTGTAA
- the LOC100799118 gene encoding uncharacterized protein, with translation MQKHQYNSMEPRNEEFHSAPQLVPQDLRDGMHINARPPPFNMSENKPVLNYSIQTGEEFALEFMRDRVNLRKPAFPNVVGDPNYSTGYMELKGILGHPGSESGSDISVLTKVEKGPKEFDRRNSSQHQDRSNYGSAQSIPRSSSNQDSYRVLHGTSSSSVSESASMKMKVLCSFGGKILPRPSDGKLRYVGGETRIISIRRDIRFHELMLKTSSIYNETHVIKYQLPGEDLDALVSVSSDEDLRNMMEECHDLQGGRESNKLRIFLLSMNDLDDTQFGIGSMDGDSEIQYVVAVNGMGMGSRNNSILRGESGSTNNLHELNGHNNERETNRVLMDTFGVSSSSLTDNVKPSLAIQSSQPVLPISSNAYETHPLFYDEQIIHHGEASHYPLQHGLGPSNNSAHNLEEIPVSMPTHGLVNQGIMNDGQASSQLQVQISAMPETLVKRKGDNFIHTGNDPGKVFPLEAPYPIPLQPFEGNLHANISDASATAAISEGLHPALPSKNKGKHQQSEDASSLISSMNPTQTPKSVEDDFFTTATDAFSHAHVDAESNVIDFSYLEPPPLPNRVYYSERIPREQADLLNRSTKSDDAHGSHLLMSDLLSDFSQKNSITESTDMLHNGNTSNLNMMSSSAGKPLQADGHTIDDGFAPPQTYKQLPDTTIKVNPKLSQHVNSESKQVLEDNKVSRNEDQVLSSENETKGTEHLAFHQVPSVEQNQNLASKLPDLNLAEVSTRESDNDTKVQSQTFPLTGNTGQDVSQDFPPEAKSRPTQGDILIDIEDRFPRDFLYDMFSKAIISEDSSSIGPLPTDRAGLSLNMDNHEPKRWSYFQNLALEGFDNVSLIDQDNLGFSSAVRKVQEGDSKSQPSAPQPAGGVLAGRTDSHLNIGEENQKNVPVATKTEASIFHQKYEHSQLKGNENKNMDAIMENIRPQESEYQDDKNEPRNVVVAGEFDTSTVQFIKNEDLEELRELGSGTFGTVYHGKWRGSDVAIKRIKKSCFAGRSSEQERLTIEFWREADILSKLHHPNVVAFYGVVQDGPGATLATVTEFMVDGSLRNVLLRKDRYLDRRKRLIIAMDAAFGMEYLHSKNIVHFDLKCDNLLVNLKDPIRPICKVGDFGLSKIKRNTLVSGGVRGTLPWMAPELLNGSSNKVSEKVDVFSFGIVLWEILTGDEPYANMHYGAIIGGIVNNTLRPTIPSYCDLEWKTLMEQCWAPNPAVRPSFAEIARRLRVMSAAASQIKGQGHKASK, from the exons ATGcagaaacatcaatacaatTCCATGGAACCTCGAAATGAGGAATTCCATTCTGCACCACAGTTGGTCCCGCAAGACCTTCGTGATGGCATGCATATCAATGCACGACCTCCGCCATTTAATATGTCAGAAAATAAACCTGTACTTAATTACTCCATACAGACTGGTGAGGAATTTGCTCTCGAGTTTATGAGAGATAGGGTGAATCTCAGGAAGCCTGCCTTTCCAAATGTTGTGGGTGATCCCAATTATTCAACAGGCTATATGGAATTGAAAGGCATTTTGGGCCACCCTGGATCAGAGAGTGGATCAGATATTTCTGTGCTCACAAAGGTTGAAAAGGGTCCAAAAGAGTTTGACAGAAGGAACTCTTCTCAACACCAGGACAGAAGTAATTATGGTTCAGCTCAATCCATTCCTAGATCTTCATCTAATCAAGACAGTTACCGAGTTCTTCATGGTACTTCCTCTTCTAGTGTTTCTGAAAGCGCATCAATGAAGATGAAGGTTCTATGCAGCTTTGGCGGTAAAATATTGCCACGGCCTAGTGATGGAAAGCTTAGATATGTTGGGGGTGAAACGCGTATTATTAGTATAAGACGGGACATACGTTTTCATGAGCTTATGCTTAAAACATCATCCATCTATAATGAAACTCATGTGATAAAGTATCAGCTCCCTGGAGAAGATCTTGATGCATTGGTTTCAGTATCTTCTGATGAGGATCTGCGGAATATGATGGAGGAATGTCATGATCTACAAGGCGGCCGAGAATCAAATAAGCTTAGGATTTTTCTGTTATCTATGAATGATTTGGATGATACTCAGTTCGGTATAGGTAGCATGGATGGTGATTCTGAAATTCAGTATGTCGTTGCTGTTAATGGTATGGGCATGGGTTCAAGAAACAACTCAATCCTTCGTGGTGAAAGTGGCTCTACTAATAACTTACATGAATTGAATGGACACAATAATGAGAGGGAGACCAACAGAGTTCTCATGGACACATTTGGTGTTAGCAGTTCATCCTTGACTGACAATGTTAAACCATCACTGGCTATTCAATCTTCACAACCAGTGCTTCCAATCTCCTCTAATGCTTATGAAACCCATCCATTGTTTTATGATGAGCAGATTATTCACCACGGGGAAGCTAGTCATTATCCACTACAGCATGGCCTTGGTCCTTCTAACAACTCCGCTCACAATCTTGAAGAGATTCCAGTTTCTATGCCAACTCATGGCCTTGTCAACCAAGGAATCATGAATGATGGACAAGCATCCAGTCAGTTGCAGGTACAAATTTCAGCTATGCCAGAAACGCTGGTGAAAAGAAAGGGTGATAATTTCATTCATACAGGCAATGACCCAGGAAAAGTTTTCCCCTTGGAAGCACCATATCCTATTCCTTTGCAGCCATTTGAGGGCAATTTGCATGCTAATATATCAGATGCTTCAGCTACAGCTGCTATATCAGAAGGGCTTCATCCTGCATTACCATCAAAGAACAAGGGTAAGCACCAGCAGTCTGAAGATGCCTCTTCATTAATTAGTAGTATGAATCCCACACAGACTCCCAAGTCTGTTGAAGATGACTTCTTTACTACAGCCACTGATGCATTCAGCCATGCTCATGTTGATGCCGAGTCCAATGTAATTGATTTCAGTTACCTTGAACCACCTCCACTTCCCAACAGAGTCTATTATTCAGAGAGAATTCCAAGGGAGCAGGCAGATTTGCTGAACCGATCTACAAAGTCAGATGATGCTCATGGTTCTCACTTACTCATGTCAGATTTGCTTTCTGACTTCAGCCAGAAAAATTCAATTACAGAATCCACTGACATGTTGCACAATGGGAATACATCAAATCTGAACATGATGTCCAGCTCAGCAGGAAAGCCTTTGCAAGCAGATGGCCATACCATTGATGATGGATTTGCCCCGCCACAGACATACAAACAGTTGCCTGATACAACAATTAAGGTGAATCCAAAGTTATCACAGCATGTGAATTCTGAGTCGAAGCAAGTGCTAGAAGATAATAAAGTTTCTAGAAATGAGGATCAGGTTCTTAGTTCTGAAAACGAAACCAAAGGCACCGAACATCTTGCATTTCATCAAGTTCCTTCTGTTGAACAAAATCAGAATCTAGCATCTAAACTTCCAGACCTCAATTTGGCTGAGGTTTCTACCAGGGAGTCTGATAATGATACTAAGGTCCAATCCCAGACTTTTCCTTTAACTGGAAACACAGGCCAAGATGTTTCTCAAGATTTTCCCCCAGAAGCTAAATCCAGACCTACTCAGGGTGACATTCTGATTGATATCGAGGACAGGTTTCCCCGTGATTTCCTTTATGACATGTTCTCCAAAGCAATAATTTCTGAAGATTCCTCAAGCATTGGTCCATTACCAACAGATAGAGCAGGTTTGAGCTTAAATATGGACAATCATGAGCCTAAACGTTGGTCATATTTTCAGAACTTGGCTCTAGAGGGGTTTGATAATGTATCTCTAATTGATCAGGATAATCTTGGTTTTTCGTCTGCTGTGAGAAAAGTACAAGAGGGGGATAGTAAATCTCAGCCATCTGCTCCTCAACCAGCTGGTGGTGTTTTGGCAGGACGCACAGATTCCCACCTAAATATTGGTGAAGAAAATCAGAAAAATGTACCTGTAGCAACTAAAACAGAAGCAAGTATCTTTCACCAAAAATATGAGCATTCCCAACTAAAGGGCAATGAAAATAAGAACATGGATGCCATAATGGAAAACATACGACCACAGGAGTCTGAATACCAG GATGACAAGAATGAACCGAGGAATGTGGTTGTAGCAGGGGAATTTGACACCAGTACTGTGCAG TTCATAAAGAATGAAGATCTTGAAGAGTTGCGAGAGCTGGGTTCTGGTACATTTGGGACTGTGTACCATGGAAAATGGAGAGGATCAGATGTtgcaattaaaagaataaagaaaagctGCTTCGCTGGTCGATCTTCAGAACAAGAAAGATTG ACCATAGAGTTCTGGCGGGAAGCTGACATACTTTCCAAGCTTCACCATCCAAATGTGGTGGCATTTTATGGTGTAGTTCAGGATGGACCAGGAGCAACATTAGCGACTGTTACCGAGTTCATGGTGGATGGTTCTCTTAGGAATGTTTTGCTTCGTAAGGATAG GTATCTTGATCGCCGCAAGAGGCTGATAATTGCCATGGATGCTGCTTTCGGAATGGAATATTTACACTCAAAAAATATTGTGCATTTTGACTTGAAATGTGACAATTTGCTCGTGAACTTGAAGGATCCTATACGGCCAATATGCAAG GTTGGCGATTTTGGCCTATCAAAGATTAAGCGAAATACCTTGGTGTCTGGTGGTGTTCGTGGAACTCTACCTTGGATGGCACCAGAGCTGCTAAATGGTAGTAGCAATAAGGTCTCAGAAAAG GTTGATGTGTTCTCTTTTGGCATTGTCTTATGGGAGATTCTTACTGGTGATGAGCCATATGCTAATATGCACTATGGCGCAATCATAG GAGGCATTGTGAATAACACATTAAGACCTACAATCCCTAGTTATTGTGATCTTGAGTGGAAAACACTAATGGAGCAGTGTTGGGCACCTAATCCAGCAGTAAGGCCATCCTTTGCCGAAATTGCTCGCCGCTTGCGTGTGATGTCTGCAGCCGCTAGTCAGATCAAAGGACAGGGCCACAAGGCATCTAAATGA
- the LOC100798597 gene encoding DEAD-box ATP-dependent RNA helicase 36: MEQPQLLHDPNFPLFKTPSSPAVTTTATHKPLSTTPITTTSNGERREDHSVETAATVAADAEAFGDLGLAEWAVKTCRELGMRRPRPVQRRCIPRVLEGRHVLGIDETGSGKTAAFALPILHRLAEHPFGVFALVVTPTRELAFQLAEQFRALGSAVHLRITVVVGGMDMLRQTKELAARPHLVIATPGRIHALLRNNPDIPPVFSRTKFLVLDEADRVLDVGFQEELRFIFQCLPENRQNLFFSATTTSNLQKLRERYQDKMYVYEAYEGFKTVETLKQQAIFIPKKVKDVYLMHILAKMEDMGIRSAIVFISTCRDCHRLSLMLEVLDQEAAALYSFKSQAQRLEALHQFKSGKVSILLATDVASRGLDIPTVDLVINYDVPRFPRDYIHRVGRTARAGRGGLALSLVTQNDVDLIHEIEALIEKQLEMIEYKENEVLSLMKKVFSAKNVAEMKMIDDGFEEKAKERKKQKLKMLADKGLLNKRSKKRKRNKEFAEEGEEQKNEVFTVRNVTEMKRMDEDGIEEKAEEGGIQKLKMRTQKGLSKKKKLKERNNEFADEGKKQKKEKVEALADIETPKKRSKKRQ; encoded by the exons ATGGAGCAACCACAACTCTTGCATGACCCAAATTTCCCTCTCTTCAAAACCCCTTCTTCACCCGCCGTAACCACCACCGCCACTCACAAACCCCTTTCAACCACACCCATCACCACCACCTCCAACGGTGAGCGTCGAGAAGACCACTCCGTCGAAACCGCCGCCACCGTTGCCGCCGACGCGGAGGCGTTCGGCGACCTCGGGCTGGCGGAATGGGCGGTGAAGACGTGCCGGGAGCTCGGGATGCGGAGGCCGCGCCCCGTGCAGCGGCGGTGCATCCCGCGCGTGCTGGAGGGCCGGCACGTGCTGGGCATCGACGAGACAGGGAGCGGGAAGACGGCCGCCTTCGCGCTCCCGATCCTGCACCGTCTCGCCGAGCATCCCTTCGGCGTGTTCGCCCTCGTGGTGACGCCCACGCGCGAGCTCGCCTTCCAGCTCGCCGAGCAGTTCCGCGCCCTCGGCTCCGCCGTGCACCTCCGCATCACGGTGGTTGTCGGGGGCATGGACATGCTCAGGCAGACCAAGGAGCTCGCCGCGAGGCCGCACCTCGTCATTGCCACCCCCGGGAGGATCCACGCCCTGCTCCGCAATAACCCTGATATTCCCCCCGTTTTCTCCAGAACTAAG TTCCTTGTCTTGGATGAAGCAGATCGTGTCCTGGATGTTGGTTTTCAGGAGGAATTGAGATTTATCTTTCAGTGCTTACCAGAAAATCGACAAAACCTGTTCTTTTCTGCAACAACTACAAGTAATCTGCAAAAGTTGCGTGAACGTTACCAAGATAAGATGTATGTCTATGAGGCTTATGAAGGTTTTAAAACAGTTGAAACACTTAAGCAACAGGCTATATTCATCCCTAAAAAGGTGAAGGATGTATATTTGATGCATATTTTGGCTAAAATGGAAGATATGGGAATTCGGTCTGCCATTGTATTTATCTCAACATGCAG AGATTGTCATCGTTTAAGTTTAATGCTGGAAGTGCTTGATCAAGAAGCAGCAGCTCTGTATTCATTCAAATCACAAGCTCAGAGGCTTGAAGCACTTCACCAATTTAAATCAGGAAAGGTTTCAATACTGCTAGCAACTGATGTTGCTAGCCGCGGTTTGGATATTCCTACAGTTGATCTTGTCATCAATTATGATGTTCCAAG GTTTCCACGAGATTATATTCATCGTGTAGGTCGTACAGCAAGAGCAGGTAGAGGGGGACTGGCTTTGAGTCTTGTCACCCAG AATGATGTTGATCTTATTCATGAAATAGAAGCACTTATTGAGAAGCAACTTGAAATGATTGAATACAAAGAAAATGAGGTGCTTTCTCtcatgaaaaag GTTTTCAGTGCTAAGAACGTAGCAGAAATGAAGATGATAGATGATGGCTTTGAAGAGAAAGCTAAAGAGCGGAAAAAACAGAAGCTGAAAATGCTAGCAGATAAAGGATTgttaaataaaagaagtaaaaagagaaaacgaaataaagaatttgcagaggaaggggaagaacaaaaaaatgag GTTTTCACTGTTAGGAATGTGACGGAAATGAAGAGGATGGATGAGGATGGCATTGAGGAGAAAGCAGAAGAGGGGGGAatacaaaaacttaaaatgcGAACACAGAAAGGtttgtcaaagaaaaaaaagttaaaagaaagaaataacgAATTTGCAGATGAAgggaaaaaacagaaaaaagagaaagtagaAGCATTAGCAGATATAGAAACTCCAAAGAAAAGGAGTAAGAAGAGACAGTAA
- the NF-YC06 gene encoding nuclear factor Y transcription factor family protein, with the protein MDKSEQTQQQQQQQQHVMGVAAGASQMAYSSHYPTASMVASGTPAVTAPSPTQAPAAFSSSAHQLAYQQAQHFHHQQQQHQQQQLQMFWSNQMQEIEQTIDFKNHSLPLARIKKIMKADEDVRMISAEAPVIFAKACEMFILELTLRSWIHTEENKRRTLQKNDIAAAISRNDVFDFLVDIIPRDELKEEGLGITKATIPLVGSPADMPYYYVPPQHPVVGPPGMIMGKPIGAEQATLYSTQQPRPPVAFMPWPHTQPLQQQPPQHQQTDS; encoded by the coding sequence ATGGATAAATCAGAGCAGACtcaacagcagcagcagcaacaacagcatGTGATGGGAGTTGCCGCAGGGGCTAGCCAAATGGCCTATTCTTCTCACTACCCGACTGCTTCCATGGTGGCTTCTGGCACGCCCGCTGTAACTGCTCCTTCCCCAACTCAGGCTCCAGCTGCCTTCTCTAGTTCTGCTCACCAGCTTGCATACCAGCAAGCACAGCATTTCCACCACCAACAGCAGCAACACCAACAACAGCAGCTTCAAATGTTCTGGTCAAACCAAATGCAAGAAATTGAGCAAACAATTGACTTTAAAAACCATAGCCTTCCTCTTGCTcggataaaaaagataatgaaagctgatgaagatgtccgGATGATTTCAGCAGAAGCTCCGGTCATATTTGCAAAAGCTTGTGAAATGTTCATATTAGAGTTGACGTTGCGATCTTGGATCCACACAGAAGAGAACAAGAGGAGAACTCTACAAAAGAATGATATAGCAGCTGCTATTTCGAGAAACGATGTTTTTGATTTCTTGGTTGATATTATTCCAAGAGATGAGTTGAAAGAGGAAGGACTTGGAATAACCAAGGCTACTATTCCGTTAGTGGGTTCTCCAGCTGATATGCCATATTACTATGTCCCTCCACAGCATCCTGTTGTAGGACCACCTGGGATGATCATGGGCAAGCCCATTGGCGCTGAGCAAGCAACACTATATTCTACACAGCAGCCTCGACCTCCTGTGGCGTTCATGCCATGGCCTCATACACAACCCCTGCAACAGCAGCCACCCCAACATCAACAAACAGACTCATGA